From Proteiniborus sp. MB09-C3, the proteins below share one genomic window:
- a CDS encoding DUF3343 domain-containing protein produces MDIKSISGSKYYIAVFKSKNYAVQLYYKLEKAGYSMFQLISTPCHISGGCSYSIKFSRLSDLNYFKNYSSDFEKEIYGVYHVEKRNGTKVYDAISLKNSI; encoded by the coding sequence ATGGACATTAAATCTATCAGCGGAAGTAAATACTATATAGCTGTATTTAAATCAAAAAACTATGCTGTCCAATTGTATTATAAATTAGAAAAAGCAGGCTATAGCATGTTTCAGTTAATATCCACTCCATGTCATATAAGTGGTGGATGTAGCTATTCTATTAAATTTTCAAGACTTAGTGATTTAAATTATTTCAAAAACTATTCTTCAGATTTTGAAAAAGAAATATATGGTGTTTACCATGTAGAAAAAAGAAACGGAACTAAGGTTTATGATGCCATAAGCCTTAAGAACAGTATTTAA
- a CDS encoding glycosyltransferase family A protein has protein sequence MQKKLHANIKPITINAGKTPISRVKLKLDNRKPIKYDDNSADTKVSVITCTNRPKYIKNVFENYHRQLFKDKELIIILNNNKMNINEWILKSKEYPDISIFQVDESKSLGYCLNYGIEKASYEIIAKLDDDDYYGPKYLSQAVNALKYADVVGKYTTYVYFQDTKTLAIRNPKRDNRYVYRIEGPTLVFRKEIFNKIKFQNKSLGEDNQFCKDCIKNGIKLYATDRYNYVYIRHNSTDKHAWNIRDELYKKLCKVIGEVDDYISFIEDSKNRNKNSQKKNRPP, from the coding sequence ATGCAAAAAAAATTGCATGCTAATATAAAGCCTATAACTATAAATGCGGGAAAAACACCTATTAGTAGGGTTAAGTTAAAGCTTGATAATAGGAAGCCTATAAAATATGATGATAATTCAGCAGATACAAAAGTATCTGTTATCACCTGTACAAATAGACCTAAATATATAAAAAACGTTTTTGAAAACTATCATAGACAGTTATTTAAAGATAAGGAGCTAATAATTATTCTAAATAACAATAAAATGAATATAAATGAATGGATTTTGAAATCAAAGGAATATCCTGATATTTCAATTTTTCAAGTGGATGAAAGTAAGTCTTTAGGCTACTGTTTAAACTACGGAATTGAAAAGGCCAGTTATGAAATTATAGCTAAACTAGATGATGACGACTATTATGGTCCTAAATACCTTTCTCAGGCTGTTAATGCTCTAAAATATGCTGACGTAGTTGGTAAATACACTACTTACGTATATTTTCAAGATACTAAAACCCTAGCCATTAGAAATCCTAAAAGAGATAATAGGTACGTTTATAGAATAGAAGGGCCAACCCTCGTATTTAGAAAAGAAATTTTTAATAAAATTAAATTTCAAAATAAATCATTAGGAGAAGATAATCAATTCTGCAAAGATTGTATAAAAAATGGTATCAAGTTATATGCAACTGATAGGTATAATTATGTATATATCAGACATAATTCAACTGATAAGCATGCTTGGAATATTAGAGATGAGTTATATAAGAAGCTGTGTAAAGTTATCGGTGAAGTTGATGACTATATAAGTTTTATAGAGGATTCTAAGAACAGAAATAAAAACAGCCAAAAGAAGAACCGACCCCCTTAG